GGCGCGCGCCATTCATTCCAACCGCGGCTGGCCCCTCGCCCGGGTGGTGGGCTTCCTGGATGACGACCCGGACAAATGGAACCGCGAGTACGAAGGCGTGCCGGTGCTCGGCCCACTGGATAAGGTCTGCGAAGTCGTCCAGGAGCAGAACATCCACGAGGTCATCTTTGCCCTGCCCCTGCGGGCACACCACCGACTCATCAACTTGGTGATGGAACTCCAGAAGCTCCCCGTCGAGGTCAAGGTGGTGCCGGACCTCTTTGACCTGGCCTTTGCCCGCACCGAGGTGGAGGAAGTTGACGGCATGCCGGTCATCAGCCTGCGGGCGCCGGCCATCAACGGCTACACCCGGCTGGTCAAACGCGTCTTTGATGTGCTCCTCTCGGCCGTGCTCATCGTCATCACTGCCCCGATCATGGCGCTGATCGCACTGGCTATCAAGCTGGATTCGCCCGGCCCGGTCATCTTCAAGCAGTGGCGCATCGGGGAGAACGGCCGGCCCTTCCTCATGTACAAGTTCCGCACCATGGTGGACGGCGCGGAGCATCGGCTTCATGAGGTCATCCAGTACACCGAGGACGGCAAGCCCATCCACAAACTTCCCAACGATCCGCGGGTGACGCGGCTGGGACACTTCCTGCGCCGTTCCAGCCTGGACGAACTGCCGCAGTTCTTCAACGTGCTGAAGGG
This genomic stretch from Anaerolineae bacterium harbors:
- a CDS encoding sugar transferase; the encoded protein is MPRDSEVNFRLFLGASDIILTVIALALARLARLSWPFGAEIVHPKAAEISPVVYVLVVVLWVFFFNTLSVYSPRKMASLTQELQSVAVAVLVATAAFAGVLYLTYRTVPRLLFVYFFIFDLIALTGFRVLMRTLFYIRMGRDHDPLRVLILGAGKVGQDLARAIHSNRGWPLARVVGFLDDDPDKWNREYEGVPVLGPLDKVCEVVQEQNIHEVIFALPLRAHHRLINLVMELQKLPVEVKVVPDLFDLAFARTEVEEVDGMPVISLRAPAINGYTRLVKRVFDVLLSAVLIVITAPIMALIALAIKLDSPGPVIFKQWRIGENGRPFLMYKFRTMVDGAEHRLHEVIQYTEDGKPIHKLPNDPRVTRLGHFLRRSSLDELPQFFNVLKGEMSLVGPRPELPCIVEQYEPWQRRRLSVPPGITGW